The following are encoded together in the Cicer arietinum cultivar CDC Frontier isolate Library 1 chromosome 2, Cicar.CDCFrontier_v2.0, whole genome shotgun sequence genome:
- the LOC101511933 gene encoding uncharacterized protein, with translation MNSPTFIFVLYTLFLLCLNTTISVSVSSSPLPMSLRKQASILVSLKQDFEAKTSLKTWNMSNYMSLCSWNGIQCDTNNSSVVSLDMSNMNVSGTFSSSITKLKSLRFLNISNNMFNGNMMSWKFSMLKDLEVFDAYNNEFNCSLPMGVTMLPKLKYLNFGGNFFYGEIPLIYGKMLNLNYLSLAGNDLRGFIPYELGNLTNLTHLFLGYYNEFEGGIPIHFGNLVNLVHLDLANCGLKGFIPNELGKLYKLDTLFLQTNQLSGSIPSQLGNLSSLKSLDMSNNELIGNIPNEFSNLHELTLLNLFINKLHGEIPPFIGELPNLEVLKLWHNNFTGEIPSKLGQNGKLSELDLSTNKLTGLVPKSLCLGNSLKILILLNNFLFGSLPYELGKCYTLQRVRLGQNYLTGTIPKGFLYLPQLSLLELQNNFLHGFLPQQTSTSPSKLGQMNLSNNRLSGSLPNSIGNFPNLQILLLHGNRFSGEIPSDIGKLKTILRLDMSLNNFSGNIPNEIGECSSLTYLDLSQNKLSGPIPIQVSQIHILNYLNVSFNNLNQTLPKELGAIKGLTSADFSHNDFSGSIPEVGQFLVFNSTSFVGNPKLCGYGENLNSPCNGSSSEIFESQSINRAKPGVLVKYKLIFALALLVCSLIFASLAIMKSRKGRRRRRSRTFSNSWKLTTFQKVEYGSEDILGCVKESNIIGRGGAGVVYGGTMPNGEKVAVKKLLGINKGCSYDNGLSAEIKTLGRIRHRYIVRLVAFCSNRETNLLVYEYMRNGSLGEVLHGKKGEFLEWNTRVKIAIEAAKGLCYLHHDCSPLIIHRDVKSNNILLNDEFEAHVADFGLAKFLQDAANGTSECMSSIVGSYGYIAPEYAYTLKVDEKSDVYSFGVVLLELLTGRRPVGDFGEEGIDIVQWTKLQTDWNKEKVVKILDGRLHHIPLDEAMQLFFVAMLCVQEQSVERPTMREVVEMLAQAKQPNTFQM, from the exons ATGAATTCTCCTACCTTCATCTTTGTACTCTATACCCTCTTTCTTTTGTGTCTCAATACTACTATTTCTGTTTCTGTTTCTTCATCACCACTTCCAATGTCTTTGAGAAAACAAGCTTCTATCTTAGTTTCTCTGAAACAAGACTTTGAAGCCAAAACTTCTTTGAAAACATGGAACATGTCTAACTACATGTCCCTTTGTTCTTGGAATGGTATTCAATGTGATACAAACAATAGTTCTGTGGTGTCACTAGACATGTCCAACATGAATGTTTCAGGCACTTTTTCATCTTCCATCACAAAACTAAAGAGCCTTAGATTCCTCAACATATCCAACAACATGTTCAATGGAAACATGATGAGTTGGAAATTTTCTATGTTAAAAGATCTTGAAGTTTTTGATGCTTACAACAATGAGTTCAATTGTTCACTCCCTATGGGTGTCACTATGTTACCTAaactcaagtacttgaattttgGAGGAAATTTTTTCTATGGAGAAATTCCTTTAATTTATGGAAAAATGTTGAATCTTAACTATTTGTCTCTTGCAGGTAATGATTTGAGAGGTTTCATACCTTATGAGCTTGGTAACCTTACTAATCTTACACATCTTTTTTTAGGATATTACAATGAGTTTGAGGGTGGAATTCCAATTCATTTTGGTAACCTTGTTAATTTAGTTCATCTTGATCTTGCAAATTGTGGTTTGAAAGGTTTCATTCCAAATGAGTTAGGAAAACTTTACAAACTTGACACACTTTTCTTGCAAACCAATCAACTTAGTGGTTCAATTCCATCTCAACTAGGAAACTTGAGTAGCTTGAAATCTCTTGATATGTCAAACAATGAACTAATTGGTAACATACCTAATGAGTTTTCAAACCTTCATGAACTCACACTTTTGAACTTATTCATCAACAAGTTGCATGGTGAAATTCCACCTTTCATTGGTGAGTTACCAAATTTGGAAGTTTTGAAGCTTTGGCATAACAACTTCACAGGTGAAATTCCTTCAAAGCTTGGACAGAATGGTAAATTGAGTGAACTTGATTTGTCAACAAATAAACTCACTGGTTTAGTGCCTAAATCTTTATGCCTTGGAAATAGTCTCAAGATATTGATCTTGCTTAACAATTTTCTGTTTGGTTCTTTGCCTTATGAGCTTGGAAAATGTTACACACTTCAAAGAGTTCGTTTAGGACAAAACTATTTGACAGGAACAATACCAAAAGGTTTTCTTTATTTGCCTCAACTTTCACTTCTTGAACTACAAAACAATTTTCTTCATGGTTTTCTTCCACAACAAACAAGCACTTCACCTTCGAAACTCGGACAGATGAATCTATCGAATAATCGTTTATCCGGGTCGCTACCAAATTCTATTGGAAACTTTCCCAATTTGCAAATTCTGCTTCTTCATGGAAATAGATTCTCAGGTGAAATACCTTCTGATATTGGAAAGTTGAAAACTATTCTAAGGTTGGATATGAGTCTCAACAACTTTTCAGGTAACATTCCTAATGAGATAGGTGAATGTTCTTCACTTACTTATTTAGATTTGAGTCAGAACAAATTATCAGGTCCTATTCCAATTCAAGTTTCTCAAATTCACATACTTAACTATCTTAATGTCTCATTTAACAACTTAAACCAAACACTTCCTAAGGAACTTGGTGCTATTAAAGGCTTAACTTCAGCTGATTTCTCTCATAATGACTTTTCTGGCTCAATTCCTGAAGTTGGTCAATTCTTAGTCTTTAATTCTACATCCTTTGTTGGTAATCCTAAGTTATGTGGATATGGTGAGAATTTGAATAGTCCATGCAACGGTTCTTCATCGGAAATATTCGAGTCTCAGTCGATAAATCGTGCGAAACCTGGAGTTCTTGTGAAGTATAAGCTTATATTTGCATTAGCACTTTTAGTTTGTTCATTGATTTTTGCAAGTTTAGCTATCATGAAGAgtagaaaaggaagaagaagaagaagaagtaggACATTCTCAAATTCATGGAAGCTAACAACATTTCAAAAGGTGGAATATGGAAGTGAAGATATCTTAGGATGTGTTAAAGAAAGTAACATCATAGGAAGAGGTGGAGCTGGTGTTGTATATGGAGGAACAATGCCAAATGGTGAAAAAGTAGCTGTGAAAAAGTTGTTAGGAATCAACAAAGGTTGTTCTTATGATAATGGTTTATCAGCTGAAATAAAAACACTTGGCAGAATAAGGCATAGGTATATTGTAAGATTGGTTGCATTTTGTTCAAATAGAGAGACTAATTTGCTTGTTTATGAGTACATGAGAAATGGTAGTTTAGGTGAAGTGTTGCATGGGAAAAAGGGTGAGTTTCTTGAGTGGAATACTAGAGTGAAAATAGCAATTGAAGCTGCTAAAGGACTTTGCTATTTGCACCATGATTGTTCACCTTTGATTATTCATAGAGATGTTAAGTCAAATAACATTTTGTTGAATGATGAATTTGAAGCTCATGTTGCTGATTTTGGACTTGCTAAGTTCTTGCAAGATGCTGCTAATGGGACTTCAGAATGTATGTCTTCTATTGTTGGTTCTTATGGCTACATTGCTCCAG AATATGCATACACATTGAAAGTGGATGAGAAAAGTGATGTATATAGCTTTGGAGTGGTGTTACTAGAACTATTAACAGGGAGAAGGCCAGTGGGAGATTTTGGTGAAGAAGGAATAGACATTGttcaatggacaaaattacaAACTGATTGGAACAAAGAAAAAGTGGTGAAGATTCTTGATGGAAGGTTACATCACATTCCATTAGATGAAGCAATGCAATTATTCTTTGTGGCAATGTTATGTGTTCAAGAACAAAGTGTGGAACGACCAACCATGAGGGAAGTTGTTGAAATGCTAGCACAAGCAAAACAACCAAATACATTTCAAATGTAA
- the LOC101511611 gene encoding DEAD-box ATP-dependent RNA helicase 53, mitochondrial-like, with product MITTILRRASSSLSRRSITAAADTLLASTASGELRQLSVLAARSFHSKSQPLLFRASLSSRAGFAAEAFPYEEPLKANSDDGLEIAKLGISQDIVSALAKKGITKLFPIQRAVLEPAMQGRDMIGRARTGTGKTLAFGIPIMDKIIQFNAKHGRGRDPLALVLAPTRELAKQVEKEFYEAAPNLDTICVYGGTPISQQMRQLDYGVDIAVGTPGRIIDLLNRGALNLKEVQFVILDEADQMLQVGFQEDVEKILERLPAKRQTLMFSATMPTWIKQLTRNYLKDPLTIDLVGDSDQKLADGISLYSVASDSYVKAGILVPLIKEHAKGGKCIVFTQTKRDADRLSHGMSKSIPCEALHGDISQAQRERTLAGFRSGDFNVLVATDVASRGLDIPNVDLVIHYELPNNSEIFVHRSGRTGRAGKKGTAILIYTEDQSRTLRTIERDVGCRFKELPKVAVDSASVDAFGSMGGGRFGSFGGSRGRFSDAGFGRDAGPSRSGGYGGNSGGRFSGESSFGRSNSGRFGSFGSSQSHNSGSRSGESPSEFKFSRPGGFSGSDRSGGFGGFGGSDRSSGFGDFGSSNSSPFGGRGRSE from the exons ATGATTACCACAATCCTCAGAAGAGCTTCTTCATCTCTCTCAAGGCGTTCAATCACCGCCGCCGCCGATACTCTCCTCGCCTCCACCGCCTCTGGCGAGCTCCGACAACTCTCCGTCCTCGCAGCAAGGTCATTTCACTCTAAATCACAACCCTTGCTATTCCGCGCTTCTTTGTCTTCTCGCGCTGGGTTCGCCGCCGAAGCTTTTCCATATGAAGAACCGTTGAAAGCGAACAGCGACGATGGCCTTGAGATCGCGAAGCTAGGGATTTCTCAGGATATTGTTTCTGCTTTGGCTAAGAAAGGAATCACTAAGCTTTTCCCCATTCAG AGGGCTGTGTTGGAACCTGCTATGCAAGGTCGTGATATGATTGGTCGAGCTAGAACAGGAACTGGAAAAACTCTTGCTTTTGGGATACCTATCATGGATAAGATCATTCAGTTTAATGCTAAACATGg GCGAGGAAGGGATCCTTTGGCTTTGGTTTTGGCCCCGACTAGAGAACTTGCAAAGCAGGTTGAAAAGGAATTCTATGAGGCGGCTCCTAACTTGGATACTATCTGTGTTTATGGTGGTACGCCCATCTCTCAACAGATGAGGCAGCTTGATTATGGTGTTGATATAGCGGTTGGCACACCTGGACGTATTATTGATCTTCTTAATAGAGGTGCTCTGAATTTGAAGGAAGTTCAGTTCGTTATTCTTGATGAAGCCGATCAGATGCTTCAAGTAGGCTTTCAGGAAGACGTGGAGAAGATCTTGGAAAGGTTGCCTGCAAAGAGACAGACTCTTATGTTCTCTGCCACCATGCCAACTTGGATAAAGCAGTTAACACGCAATTACCTAAAAGATCCTCTAACCATTGATCTT GTTGGAGATTCTGATCAGAAGCTGGCAGATGGAATTTCACTGTACTCAGTTGCGTCAGATTCGTACGTTAAAGCAGGAATTCTTGTTCCTCTTATAAAA GAGCATGCAAAAGGAGGAAAGTGTATTGTTTTCACTCAAACAAAACGTGACGCTGATCGATTATCACATGGTATGTCTAAAAGTATTCCATGTGAGGCCTTGCATGGAGATATATCACAAGCTCAGAGAGAAAGAACTCTTGCTGGCTTCAGAAGTGGCGATTTTAATGTTTTAGTGGCGACCGATGTTGCTTCACGTGGGCTCGATATACCTAATGTTGATCTT GTAATTCATTACGAGCTTCCCAATAATTCAGAGATATTTGTCCACCGATCTGGACGAACAGGTCGTGCTGGTAAGAAAGGAACTGCTATTCTCATTTATACAGAAGATCAATCCAGGACTCTTAGGACTATTGAGCGTGATGTAGGTTGTAGATTTAAAGAG TTACCCAAGGTTGCCGTTGATAGTGCATCAGTGGACGCATTTGGTAGCATGGGTGGTGGGCGATTTGGCTCTTTTGGAGGTTCGAGGGGTCGATTTAGTGATGCAGGTTTTGGCCGTGATGCTGGACCTAGCCGTTCTGGGGGCTACGGTGGTAATTCAGGGGGAAGGTTTTCTGGTGAAAGTAGTTTTGGCAGATCAAACTCTGGTCGCTTCGGCTCCTTTGGTTCCTCTCAATCACATAATTCAGGAAGTAGATCTGGTGAATCACCCAGTGAATTTAAATTTAGTCGACCCGGCGGATTCAGCGGCTCAGATCGGTCTGGTGGTTTTGGTGGATTCGGCGGTTCAGATCGCTCCAGCGGTTTTGGAGATTTTGGCTCAAGTAACTCTAGCCCATTTGGCGGTCGTGGCAGATCGGAATGA
- the LOC101512267 gene encoding uncharacterized protein, with amino-acid sequence MMPEKKVVLDSEIKSYRNGETWDFENDINDISVSDDGVLLGVDGGTTSTVCICMPMLMKIIPFSHSHLQSLPILSRAVAGCSNHNSVGDIAARETLEQVMADALAKCGSKRSSVRAVCLAVSGVNHPTDQQRILTWLRDIFPSHVRLYVHNDAVAALASGTIGKLHGCVLIAGTGSIAYGFTEDGKEARAAGAGPVLGDWGSGYGIAAQALTAVIRAHDGRGPSTMLTTSILETLGLSSAEDLIGWTYADPSWARIAALVPVVVSCAEAEDEVANKILLESAQELASSVKAVVGRLGLCGQDGKDAFPLVMVGGVLEANTKWDVGKEVIKCISKFFPRVLPVRPKVEPAVGAAWLAWNFFMKEYQKELCGH; translated from the exons ATGATGCCGGAGAAGAAGGTTGTTCTTGATTCAGAGATTAAGAGTTATAGGAATGGTGAAACCTGGGATTTTGAGAATGACATCAATGACATCTCTGTTTCTGATGATGGTGTTTTGTTGGGTGTGGATGGTGGAACTACCTCAACTGTTTGCATTTGTATGCCTATGTTGATGAAGATCATTCCTTTTTCTCATTCTCACCTTCAATCTCTTCCTATTCTTTCTAGGGCTGTTGCTGGTTGCTCTAATCACAATAGTGTTGGAG ACATTGCTGCAAGGGAAACATTAGAGCAAGTTATGGCAGATGCCCTAGCAAAGTGTGGTTCAAAACGATCTTCGGTCCGAGCTGTTTGTTTGGCTGTGTCTGGTGTTAACCATCCAACAGATCAACAAAGAATTCTCACTTGGCTTAG GGATATATTTCCAAGTCATGTGAGGCTATATGTTCATAATGATGCTGTGGCTGCTCTTGCAAGTGGAACAATTGGTAAACTTCATGGATGTGTATTAATTGCTGGCACAGGGTCCATTGCATATGGATTTACTGAAGATGGAAAAGAAGCAAGGGCTGCTGGTGCAGGGCCTGTCTTAGGTGACTGGGGGAG TGGATATGGAATAGCTGCACAGGCATTAACAGCGGTAATAAGAGCGCATGATGGTCGCGGTCCAAGTACAATGCTGACAACTAGTATTTTAGAAACGCTTGGTCTTTCTTCTGCAGAAGATTTGATTGG GTGGACCTACGCAGATCCATCTTGGGCCCGCATTGCGGCGCTTGTTCCAGTTGTAGTATCCTGTGCAGAGGCTGAGGATGAGGTTGCAAATAAGATCTTGCTAGAATCTGCGCAAGAACTTGCTTCAAGTGTTAAAGCTGTTGTAGGGAGACTTGGATTGTGTGGTCAAG ATGGAAAGGATGCTTTTCCCCTTGTGATGGTCGGTGGTGTTCTTGAAGCAAATACAAAGTGGGATGTCGGGAAAGAAGTAATAAAATGCATTTCCAAATTTTTTCCTAGGGTGCTTCCGGTTAGACCTAAG GTGGAGCCTGCTGTTGGAGCAGCATGGTTAGCTTGGAATTTTTTCATGAAAGAATATCAAAAGGAATTATGCGGCCACTGA